The proteins below come from a single Myxococcus xanthus genomic window:
- a CDS encoding DUF6209 family protein: MKPLLSALLPLLCLASSASAAPQAPVAVQSDLAFLSGPPTLTFAADWSVTLSGQPEAGGALDIAYDTSRLPLCRGTGWTITGFAMSNRGPVQGFPVADATTVGAIAQTQLALAQGGTLELWFQNTDATGCSHWDSNLQYNFHTWVTQNPTISFHPAPAWTYTVHGTLQGGTTLMVDYDLGRIAQCRAQYLNYKAWGTTAHYRINGGPVTMLSLTASWGEWDAEFWRQIPAFIPLPPGPATLELWFSSQDRKGCQQWDSRHGQNYVFAIQ, encoded by the coding sequence ATGAAGCCGCTGCTGTCCGCCCTGCTGCCGTTGCTGTGTCTTGCCTCCTCCGCCTCCGCAGCGCCGCAAGCGCCCGTCGCCGTGCAGTCCGACCTGGCCTTCCTGTCCGGGCCGCCCACGCTGACCTTCGCCGCGGACTGGAGCGTCACCCTCAGCGGCCAGCCGGAGGCGGGCGGCGCGCTGGACATCGCCTATGACACCTCGCGCCTGCCGCTGTGCCGGGGCACCGGGTGGACCATCACCGGGTTCGCCATGTCGAACCGGGGCCCGGTGCAGGGCTTCCCCGTGGCGGATGCCACCACGGTGGGCGCCATCGCGCAGACGCAACTGGCCCTGGCTCAGGGCGGCACGTTGGAGCTGTGGTTCCAGAACACGGACGCCACCGGCTGCTCCCACTGGGATTCGAACCTCCAGTACAACTTCCACACGTGGGTGACGCAGAACCCGACGATTTCGTTCCACCCCGCGCCAGCGTGGACGTACACGGTCCACGGCACGCTCCAGGGCGGCACCACGCTGATGGTGGACTACGACCTCGGCCGCATCGCCCAGTGCCGGGCGCAGTACCTGAATTACAAGGCCTGGGGCACCACGGCGCACTACCGCATCAACGGCGGCCCGGTGACGATGCTCAGCCTGACGGCGAGCTGGGGTGAATGGGACGCCGAGTTCTGGAGGCAGATCCCCGCCTTCATTCCGCTGCCGCCCGGCCCGGCGACGCTGGAGCTGTGGTTCTCCTCCCAGGACCGCAAGGGTTGCCAGCAGTGGGACTCGCGCCACGGACAGAACTACGTCTTCGCCATCCAGTGA
- a CDS encoding SDR family oxidoreductase, producing MILVTAATGKLGRLVVAGLLEKVPAKDIAIAVRDPSKASDLAAKGVQVRQADYSKPETLGPALAGADKVLLISSSEVGQRAAQHQAAVDAAKKAGVRLLAYTSILHADTSGLLLAGEHKATEEAIRASSIPFVFLRNGWYTENYTENLAPALAHGALIGSSGQGRSAAATRADYAAAAVAVLTGTGHENKIYELAGDTAFTAAELAAEVSRQVGTTVVYKDLSQADHAGALIGVGVPAPFAELLADSDAGVARGEMNDSSGDLRRLIGRPTTPLADAVAAAVKR from the coding sequence ATGATTCTTGTGACTGCGGCAACGGGTAAGCTGGGCCGTCTGGTCGTCGCGGGCCTGCTCGAAAAGGTCCCTGCCAAGGACATCGCCATCGCCGTGCGCGACCCGAGCAAGGCCTCCGACCTGGCGGCCAAAGGCGTCCAGGTCCGTCAGGCGGACTACAGCAAGCCGGAGACGCTCGGACCCGCGTTGGCCGGAGCGGACAAGGTGCTCCTGATTTCGTCCAGCGAGGTCGGCCAGCGCGCGGCGCAGCACCAGGCCGCGGTGGACGCCGCGAAGAAGGCAGGCGTCCGGCTGCTTGCGTACACCAGCATCTTGCACGCGGATACCTCGGGCCTTCTGCTCGCCGGCGAGCACAAGGCGACCGAGGAGGCGATTCGAGCGTCCAGCATCCCCTTCGTCTTCCTGCGCAACGGCTGGTACACGGAGAACTACACGGAGAACCTGGCACCGGCGCTGGCACACGGCGCACTCATCGGCAGCTCAGGTCAGGGCCGTTCCGCCGCCGCCACCCGGGCGGACTACGCCGCCGCCGCGGTGGCCGTGCTCACCGGCACGGGCCATGAGAACAAAATCTACGAACTGGCCGGCGACACTGCTTTCACCGCCGCGGAGCTGGCCGCCGAGGTGTCCCGCCAGGTGGGCACGACGGTCGTCTACAAGGACCTGTCACAGGCCGACCATGCCGGCGCGCTCATCGGCGTGGGCGTCCCCGCCCCCTTCGCCGAGTTGCTGGCGGACTCCGATGCGGGCGTGGCGCGCGGTGAGATGAACGACAGTTCCGGCGACTTGCGGCGGCTCATCGGGCGGCCCACGACGCCGCTCGCGGACGCGGTGGCGGCGGCCGTCAAGCGCTGA
- a CDS encoding Ig domain-containing protein: MSPLLNRNHSLRALLGASLWWVASGFQSEAIVSHEGTVRSGTSVSLSLQVSSGPSQTSARTGQLVACIALPVGWQAPGGSYTHAGSAATAAQPGASALSAEAQSAWPVDGSTWHCLVSENVTTTNQEVQTTAQLTLPVPAAAQGAYRVRYQSGFREMTPPVGGGQAPTYQPTDFSGRLERLLHVNVAPATTFDDWQAGVATGILVTPSVTRAWHGNGTFLAAATGNPELLRSSDGRQWTGFVPVAEGTTSPLPLERLVYSQRRWFGLSSGRIVVSSDNAHTWAPAYQDPAPGGRRFLELALSGNRMVAVGTAGLIASSMDGQRWTDESINSAYDVVTLVPGQSSFLAVANPMAGAPSQHPVLVRPQGAGAAWEVFQPATLSGLTIARLIAGNGRFLAFARPNQPSPLAPQAVEPTSGFFLSEDLGGTWTRVESLRLPADAPLPTPLMTFVDQSFVVSWTAVDPQVVGVLPSFELQVSADGKEWTAHPTGAGGNYASTAFATGDTSVVAVSQRRLLVASRRPWPLPELLTETLPPFRLGTAANVELSTRGSGTLTFELEGTLPSGLTFAPTTGTFTGTPAQSGSTAVTVRVRDARGGVAARTYSVDVVGTLSISSGAIASATQGTAYEARFTVQGGRAPYTWSLDGGTVPGGLTIQQRDGAYVLSGIPTASGTFPLTVRVTDSANQTAARSVSLQIAPTPPPIDDKGDAPSGCGCSGSGAGVQALGLAALALMGRARRKR, encoded by the coding sequence CCGCAGTGGCACCTCCGTCTCGCTGAGCCTCCAGGTCTCCTCCGGGCCCAGCCAGACCTCCGCGCGCACCGGCCAGTTGGTGGCCTGCATCGCCCTGCCCGTGGGCTGGCAAGCGCCGGGCGGCAGCTACACGCATGCCGGCTCGGCGGCCACCGCCGCGCAGCCGGGCGCCTCGGCGCTCTCCGCCGAGGCCCAGTCCGCCTGGCCCGTCGACGGCTCCACCTGGCACTGCCTGGTGTCGGAAAACGTGACCACAACGAACCAGGAGGTCCAAACGACCGCGCAGCTCACGCTCCCCGTGCCCGCGGCGGCCCAGGGGGCCTACCGGGTGCGGTACCAGAGCGGGTTCCGCGAGATGACGCCTCCGGTCGGAGGGGGGCAGGCTCCGACCTACCAGCCCACGGACTTCTCGGGACGCCTGGAGCGCCTGCTCCACGTCAACGTGGCCCCCGCCACCACCTTCGACGACTGGCAAGCAGGCGTCGCCACCGGCATCTTGGTGACGCCGTCCGTGACGCGCGCCTGGCATGGCAACGGGACGTTCCTGGCGGCGGCCACGGGCAACCCGGAGCTGCTGCGCTCCTCGGACGGGCGCCAGTGGACGGGCTTCGTTCCCGTGGCGGAGGGGACCACGTCGCCCCTCCCGCTGGAGCGGCTGGTCTACTCCCAGCGCAGATGGTTCGGCCTGTCGAGCGGGCGCATCGTCGTCTCGTCCGACAACGCGCATACCTGGGCCCCCGCCTACCAGGACCCGGCGCCCGGGGGCCGGCGCTTCCTGGAGCTCGCGCTCAGCGGAAACCGGATGGTCGCGGTGGGCACCGCGGGCCTCATCGCCAGCTCCATGGACGGCCAGCGCTGGACCGATGAGAGCATCAACAGCGCCTATGACGTCGTGACGCTGGTGCCCGGTCAGAGCAGCTTCCTCGCTGTGGCCAACCCGATGGCGGGCGCGCCCTCCCAGCATCCTGTCCTCGTGCGGCCCCAGGGCGCTGGCGCCGCCTGGGAGGTGTTCCAGCCCGCCACGCTGTCCGGGCTCACCATCGCCCGGCTCATCGCCGGAAATGGGCGCTTCCTCGCCTTCGCCCGGCCCAACCAACCGTCCCCTCTGGCGCCCCAGGCGGTGGAACCGACGAGCGGATTCTTCCTCTCCGAGGACCTCGGCGGCACCTGGACGCGCGTGGAGAGCCTCCGGCTTCCCGCGGACGCTCCGCTACCCACCCCGCTCATGACGTTCGTGGACCAGAGCTTCGTCGTCAGCTGGACGGCCGTCGACCCGCAAGTCGTGGGAGTGCTGCCCTCGTTCGAGCTGCAGGTGTCGGCGGATGGCAAGGAATGGACGGCGCACCCGACGGGCGCGGGCGGCAACTATGCGTCCACGGCCTTCGCCACGGGCGACACCTCCGTGGTCGCGGTGAGCCAGCGGCGTCTGCTGGTGGCCTCGCGCCGGCCCTGGCCGCTGCCGGAGCTCCTCACGGAGACGCTGCCCCCGTTCCGGCTGGGCACGGCCGCCAACGTGGAACTGAGCACGCGCGGCTCGGGCACCCTGACGTTCGAGCTGGAGGGCACGCTGCCCTCGGGCCTGACGTTCGCCCCCACGACGGGTACCTTCACCGGCACGCCCGCGCAGTCCGGTAGCACCGCCGTCACCGTCCGGGTTCGCGACGCGCGCGGCGGTGTGGCGGCGCGCACGTACAGCGTGGACGTGGTGGGCACCCTGAGCATCTCCAGCGGCGCGATTGCGTCCGCGACCCAGGGCACCGCGTATGAGGCGCGCTTCACGGTCCAGGGCGGCCGGGCGCCGTATACGTGGAGCCTGGACGGCGGCACCGTGCCCGGAGGCTTGACGATTCAGCAGCGCGACGGCGCCTACGTGCTGAGCGGGATTCCGACCGCCAGCGGCACCTTCCCGCTGACGGTGAGGGTGACGGACTCGGCGAACCAGACGGCGGCGCGGAGCGTGTCGCTGCAGATCGCGCCCACGCCGCCCCCGATTGACGACAAGGGCGACGCGCCCAGCGGCTGTGGTTGCAGCGGCAGCGGCGCGGGCGTCCAGGCACTGGGGCTGGCGGCGCTGGCACTGATGGGCCGAGCCCGCCGCAAGCGCTGA
- a CDS encoding arginine repressor yields MLVGMNLDEAILRLIAEREIGDQTVLQQLLEAEGQSPSQSTLSRRLKKLGILKVGGRYQRAPATPAVMPERPRVTILEAPPNLLVIRTAPGFAPVLALALDKERELPGLAGTVAGDDTIFVAVTDPALLRDVRAAVERLLSLGA; encoded by the coding sequence ATGTTGGTGGGAATGAACCTGGACGAGGCCATCCTGCGGCTCATCGCCGAGCGGGAGATCGGCGATCAGACCGTGCTGCAGCAGCTCCTGGAGGCGGAAGGCCAGTCGCCGAGCCAGTCGACGCTGTCGCGGCGCCTGAAGAAGCTGGGGATCTTGAAGGTGGGTGGGCGCTATCAGCGCGCGCCGGCCACGCCCGCGGTGATGCCAGAGCGGCCCCGTGTCACCATCCTGGAAGCGCCGCCCAACCTGCTGGTGATTCGAACGGCGCCGGGGTTCGCGCCGGTGCTCGCGCTGGCGTTGGACAAGGAGCGGGAGCTGCCGGGGCTCGCGGGGACGGTGGCGGGGGATGACACCATCTTCGTCGCGGTGACGGACCCGGCGCTGCTGCGCGACGTGCGCGCGGCGGTGGAGCGGCTCCTGTCGCTGGGGGCGTGA
- a CDS encoding winged helix-turn-helix transcriptional regulator, which produces MSANKRPGPLARKMAKLAVERGNLYVPSCPSRGVLDHVTSRWGVLVLIALLEGTRRFSELRRRVAGVSEKMLSQTLQALEQDGFVLREVHPVIPPHVDYSLTPLGEEVAARVEALADWIEDSMPRIAAARAVYTPRKG; this is translated from the coding sequence ATGAGCGCGAACAAGCGTCCGGGGCCGCTGGCGCGGAAGATGGCGAAGTTGGCGGTGGAGCGGGGCAACCTGTACGTGCCCTCATGTCCTTCGCGAGGCGTGCTGGACCACGTGACGAGCCGTTGGGGCGTCCTGGTCTTGATTGCGCTGCTGGAAGGCACGCGTCGCTTCAGTGAGCTGCGCCGGAGGGTGGCGGGCGTGAGCGAGAAGATGCTGTCGCAGACGCTCCAGGCCCTGGAACAGGACGGCTTCGTGCTCCGTGAAGTCCACCCGGTGATTCCGCCGCACGTGGACTACAGCCTCACGCCGCTGGGGGAGGAAGTCGCCGCGCGCGTGGAGGCGCTCGCGGATTGGATTGAGGACAGCATGCCCCGCATCGCCGCGGCGCGGGCCGTGTATACCCCAAGGAAGGGATAG
- a CDS encoding sigma-70 family RNA polymerase sigma factor — translation MSELTELLDHARKGEQGARDALMAAAYQELRDMVQRAMSDAASTPSLQPAVLVKEAWLRLFSAGAPVEARRHFFSAAAQAMRRVMVDRVRLRRAQVREARLERVSLGDVEADVPAGLSLEVLELDRALSELDTFQPRLARMLELRYFVGLDLLDTAAVLSVSPVTVKRDWAYVREWLLTRLGN, via the coding sequence ATGTCGGAGCTGACAGAGCTACTGGACCACGCGCGCAAGGGCGAGCAGGGCGCGCGGGATGCGTTGATGGCGGCGGCCTACCAGGAGCTGCGGGACATGGTTCAGCGGGCCATGTCCGATGCGGCGTCGACGCCGTCACTTCAACCCGCGGTGTTGGTGAAGGAGGCCTGGCTGCGCCTGTTCAGCGCGGGGGCTCCGGTGGAGGCGCGGCGTCACTTCTTCAGCGCCGCGGCGCAGGCCATGCGGCGGGTGATGGTGGACCGGGTGCGGCTGCGCAGGGCGCAGGTCCGAGAGGCCCGGCTGGAGCGGGTGAGCCTGGGGGACGTGGAGGCGGATGTCCCGGCGGGTTTGAGCCTGGAGGTGCTGGAGTTGGACCGAGCACTCTCGGAGCTGGACACGTTCCAGCCGCGGCTCGCGCGCATGCTGGAGCTGCGCTACTTCGTGGGCCTGGACCTGCTGGACACCGCCGCGGTGCTGAGCGTGTCGCCCGTCACGGTCAAGCGCGACTGGGCCTACGTCCGGGAGTGGCTGCTGACGCGGCTGGGCAACTGA